One Elgaria multicarinata webbii isolate HBS135686 ecotype San Diego chromosome 6, rElgMul1.1.pri, whole genome shotgun sequence DNA segment encodes these proteins:
- the SLC49A3 gene encoding solute carrier family 49 member A3 yields MDVEAASSSSSSNDHEVVPATDWVTPSSFKVYKRRWFLLAVLCLLNCSNAMLWLTFAPVADITAKQFHTSMDMVNWLTIVYLVISIPVGFLGIWILDTVGLKCAVILCAWLNMMGSVIRLFSVIDIFSLGSLNVVYLLVGQCLCAAAQPLIFFAPTKLAALWFPDHQRATANMIGSMSNPLGLLVANLLSPALVQDGKDIPLMLGVYSGPAIFAFVLAVIGVRHKVPPTPPSASATHSDSLSFYGGLKMLMRNKAYILLAFCFGGGIAAFTCFSALLEQILCVNGYSNFFAGVCGALFIVFGLIGAFFLGLYVDRTKKFTEATKICICLAALASIAFAVISQFRNQTYALAAISSLFGFFGFASYPIAMELAVECSYPVGEGTTSGLIFVISQILGVLLMVLLQSLAVEKKNAPFSTCTAAQGGALDWSTPALVLAGICSMVACLYVVAFHTNYKRICVETSHGCSVNKTEDDEAAKAQG; encoded by the exons ATGGACGTGGAagccgccagcagcagcagcagcagcaacgaccacgAGGTCGTCCCAGCGACGGACTGGGTAACGCCGAGCTCGTTCAAGGTCTACAAGCGCCGCTGGTTCCTGCTGGCCGTGCTGTGCTTGCTCAATTGTTCCAATGCCATG CTATGGTTGACATTTGCTCCGGTGGCTGATATAACAGCCAAACAATTCCATACCTCAATGGATATGGTCAACTGGCTGACCATTGTGTACCTTGTGATATCGATTCCAGTTGGATTCCTAGGAATATGGATTCTGGACACCGTTGGACTTAAATGTGCT GTGATCCTCTGTGCCTGGCTGAACATGATGGGAAGCGTCATCCGCCTTTTCAGCGTCATCGACATCTTCAGCCTAGGCTCTCTGAACGTTGTATACCTGCTCGTAGGGCAGTGCCTCTGCGCGGCAGCCCAGCCGCTCATCTTTTTTGCGCCCACCAAACTAGCGGCTTTGTGGTTCCCCGATCACCAGAGAGCCACAGCCAATATGATTGGCTCAATGT CCAATCCTTTGGGCCTCCTCGTAGCTAATCTGCTGTCACCTGCACTTGTTCAGGACGGAAAAGATATTCCTTTAATG CTTGGAGTGTACTCAGGCCCGGCTATATTTGCCTTTGTGTTAGCAGTCATTGGTGTTCGTCACAAGGTCCCGCCCACACCACCATCAGCCAGTGCCACTCATTCCGATTCACTGTCGTTCTATGGAGGCTTGAAGATG CTCATGCGAAATAAGGCTTACATCCTCCTGGCTTTCTGCTTCGGGGGAGGGATAGCGGCATTCACTTGTTTCAGTGCTCTGTTGGAACAGATCCTCTGTGTGAACGGATATTCAAAT TTTTTTGCAGGTGTGTGCGGTGCCTTGTTCATCGTGTTTGGATTAATTGGTGCTTTCTTCCTCGGACTGTATGTTGACAGGACAAAGAAATTTACAGAAGCTACCAAGATCTGTATTTGTCTAGCTGCATTGGCTAGCATCGCCTTTGCAGTG ATATCTCAGTTCAGAAACCAGACCTATGCCTTGGCAGCCATCAGCTCCCTCTTCGGGTTCTTTGGGTTTGCTTCCTATCCGATTGCGATGGAGCTTGCTGTTGAGTGCTCTTATCCGGTGGGAGAAGGAACTACGTCGGGGCTGATTTTTGTGATCAG CCAGATCCTAGGAGTTCTGCTCATGGTTTTGTTGCAAAGCCTGGCTGTGGAGAAGAAAAACGCCCCGTTCTCAACTTGTACTGCAGCCCAAGGTGGAGCGCTGGATTGGAGCA CGCCAGCACTGGTGTTGGCTGGAATCTGCAGTATGGTAGCCTGTTTGTACGTGGTTGCCTTTCACACGAATTACAAGAGGATCTGTGTGGAGACGTCTCATGGCTGTTCAGTCAACAAAACAGAAGATGACGAGGCAGCGAAAGCACAAGGATGA